A region of Jannaschia sp. W003 DNA encodes the following proteins:
- a CDS encoding ROK family protein yields MDQVNLPERVAPRPSGANQRQAADHNARLVLSSLHRHGPTPAAELARRTGLTAQAVSGIVRRLEDAGLVERGEPLRGQVGKPRVPVAVRGAGAWAIGVRVGRAGVEALAMDLAGRVHARREAAWEAPLPGPLDAFLRRAVPELQAEAERSGLEPGRLCGSGVAMPWQVWAWRDGRAAGAWPAGADPQALWAGYDLAARLRALAGAPAMLCNDATSAARAELAWGPPRPQRDWFHVHVGTFVGGGVVLDGRVRDGRQGNAGAFGSLSSGGGVLIDRASLFRLHADPARDAEDRWLDRAGPALAQAALDVCAVIDFEAVVIDGAFEPALRDRLVDRVRSEMPGLDARGLLRPVIEPGTLGAPARALGAATAALERAHLLVG; encoded by the coding sequence ATGGATCAGGTCAACCTCCCCGAGCGCGTCGCGCCCCGCCCCTCCGGCGCGAATCAGCGCCAGGCGGCGGACCACAACGCGCGCCTCGTGCTCTCGTCGCTGCACCGCCACGGCCCCACCCCGGCGGCCGAGCTGGCGCGGCGCACGGGGCTGACCGCGCAGGCGGTCTCGGGCATCGTTCGCCGCCTCGAGGACGCCGGGCTGGTGGAGCGGGGCGAGCCCCTGCGCGGGCAGGTCGGCAAGCCCCGCGTCCCGGTGGCCGTGCGCGGCGCGGGCGCCTGGGCGATCGGCGTGCGCGTCGGGCGCGCCGGCGTCGAGGCGCTGGCGATGGACCTTGCGGGCCGCGTCCACGCCCGCCGCGAGGCCGCGTGGGAGGCCCCCCTGCCCGGCCCGCTCGACGCCTTCCTCCGCCGCGCCGTGCCCGAGCTGCAGGCTGAAGCCGAACGGTCCGGGCTGGAGCCCGGGCGCCTGTGCGGCTCGGGCGTGGCGATGCCCTGGCAGGTCTGGGCCTGGCGCGACGGTCGCGCCGCGGGCGCCTGGCCCGCCGGCGCCGACCCCCAGGCGCTCTGGGCCGGGTACGACCTCGCCGCCCGCCTGCGCGCGCTCGCGGGTGCCCCCGCGATGCTGTGCAACGACGCCACCTCGGCCGCCCGCGCCGAGCTGGCCTGGGGGCCGCCCCGCCCCCAGCGCGACTGGTTCCACGTCCACGTCGGCACCTTCGTGGGCGGCGGCGTGGTGCTCGACGGGCGCGTGCGTGACGGGCGGCAGGGCAACGCCGGCGCCTTCGGCTCGCTGTCCTCGGGCGGCGGCGTGCTGATCGACCGTGCCTCGCTGTTCCGCCTCCACGCCGACCCGGCCCGCGACGCCGAGGACCGCTGGCTCGACCGCGCCGGCCCCGCGCTGGCTCAGGCCGCGCTCGACGTCTGCGCGGTGATCGACTTCGAGGCGGTGGTGATCGACGGCGCCTTCGAGCCCGCCCTGCGCGACCGCCTTGTGGACCGGGTGCGCTCCGAGATGCCGGGGCTGGACGCCCGCGGCCTCCTGCGCCCCGTGATCGAGCCGGGCACCCTCGGCGCCCCGGCCCGCGCTCTCGGCGCGGCGACGGCGGCGCTGGAGCGCGCGCACCTCCTGGTGGGCTGA
- a CDS encoding type II toxin-antitoxin system YhaV family toxin — protein MTDAPPLVVGGWSIYAHPLFLDQLEALIEEVEARRARDPEGWRRRNCAKRLAAILKLATVAIPADPGAAAFRQGGTLGDGRRHWFRAKFFQQYRLFFRFDSGARIIVLAWVNDEATKRAYGSRTDAYATFRGMLENGRPPDDFDALMREAGAASERFSAGLGRAPGP, from the coding sequence GGTGGTCGATCTACGCGCATCCCCTGTTCCTCGACCAGCTCGAGGCGCTGATCGAGGAGGTGGAGGCCCGGCGGGCGCGCGATCCGGAGGGGTGGCGCCGCCGGAACTGCGCGAAGCGGCTGGCGGCGATCCTGAAGTTGGCGACCGTCGCGATCCCGGCCGATCCGGGCGCCGCGGCGTTCCGGCAGGGCGGGACGCTCGGGGACGGGCGCCGCCACTGGTTCCGGGCCAAGTTCTTCCAGCAGTACCGCCTGTTCTTCCGCTTCGACAGCGGCGCGCGGATCATCGTGCTGGCGTGGGTGAACGACGAGGCGACGAAGCGCGCCTACGGCAGCCGGACCGACGCCTACGCGACGTTCCGGGGGATGCTGGAGAACGGCCGGCCGCCCGACGACTTCGACGCGCTGATGCGCGAGGCCGGGGCGGCGTCGGAGCGGTTCAGCGCGGGACTGGGCCGCGCGCCCGGCCCGTAG
- a CDS encoding glycosyltransferase family 4 protein, with translation MPAPTDAAARPRVLMLADVPDWAFGSIAREVARHRSAGLAVTIDHAGRFRGDAPAMLRRCFLEEPFDVVHVFWRDDLRAMLRPLAIRRAAAAAGLGRTATVAAMCRPVVTTSVYDHLHLDDPEALASRAEALHFAHAYAVSSPVLDRLYRAEPGLPPPDAVLPDGVDTAHFAPGDRAPEGDGPLRVGWVGNSLWGESHGHRDAKGLRTVLRPAMARLEADGVAAELALADASERRRDRAEMAGYYRGLDVLVCASAVEGTPNPVLEAMASGVAVVSTDVGIVREALGPDGAPFVVERTPEAVAGALARLAGDRALLSAQKRMLHARAADWDWSRRTGGWDAFWDAARTRARDPRLARARRLRLEALAAGIVPENPLGRSLAGLLAASEAGAAETLRAQLVGRPRLRRFADRIRGRA, from the coding sequence ATGCCCGCCCCCACCGATGCCGCCGCGCGCCCCCGCGTGCTGATGCTCGCGGACGTGCCCGACTGGGCGTTCGGCAGCATCGCCCGCGAGGTGGCCCGGCACCGGAGCGCGGGCCTCGCGGTTACGATCGACCACGCCGGGCGCTTCCGGGGCGACGCCCCCGCGATGCTGCGCCGCTGCTTCCTCGAGGAGCCGTTCGACGTCGTGCACGTATTCTGGCGCGACGACCTGCGCGCGATGCTGCGCCCCCTCGCGATCCGCCGCGCCGCCGCCGCCGCCGGATTGGGCCGTACCGCCACCGTGGCGGCGATGTGCCGCCCCGTGGTGACCACCTCCGTCTACGACCACCTCCATCTGGACGACCCCGAGGCGCTGGCGTCCCGCGCGGAGGCCCTCCACTTCGCCCACGCCTACGCCGTGTCCTCGCCCGTCCTCGACCGCCTCTACCGCGCCGAGCCCGGCCTGCCGCCACCCGACGCGGTGCTGCCCGACGGCGTGGACACCGCCCACTTCGCACCCGGCGACCGTGCGCCCGAGGGGGACGGCCCGCTGCGCGTGGGCTGGGTCGGCAACTCGCTCTGGGGCGAATCGCACGGGCACCGCGACGCCAAGGGCCTGCGCACCGTGCTGCGCCCCGCGATGGCGCGGCTGGAGGCCGACGGCGTGGCCGCCGAGCTCGCCCTCGCCGACGCCTCGGAGCGCCGCCGCGACCGCGCCGAGATGGCCGGGTACTACCGCGGCCTCGACGTGCTGGTCTGCGCCTCCGCGGTGGAGGGCACGCCGAACCCGGTGCTCGAGGCGATGGCCTCGGGCGTGGCCGTCGTGTCCACCGACGTCGGGATCGTGCGCGAGGCGCTCGGGCCGGACGGCGCCCCCTTCGTGGTGGAGCGCACGCCCGAGGCCGTGGCCGGCGCCCTCGCCCGGCTGGCCGGGGACCGCGCGCTCCTGTCCGCGCAGAAGCGCATGCTCCACGCCCGCGCGGCGGACTGGGACTGGAGCCGGCGCACCGGGGGCTGGGACGCCTTCTGGGACGCGGCCCGCACCCGCGCCCGCGACCCCCGCCTCGCCCGCGCGCGGCGCCTCCGGCTCGAGGCGCTCGCCGCCGGCATCGTGCCCGAGAACCCCCTCGGCCGCAGCCTCGCGGGCCTGCTCGCCGCCTCCGAGGCGGGCGCGGCCGAGACCCTGCGCGCGCAGCTCGTGGGCCGCCCGCGCCTGCGCCGCTTCGCCGACCGCATCCGGGGCCGCGCATGA
- a CDS encoding sulfotransferase, translated as MSGAWTGRRFAILMPWGRVGSNLVVGVFNEAAGVPLLNEPTTRIRGTAAAVGPFAADREQLDFLAAFPAPADFVNGDPAVGVAGVKLTHTSFLSPMGAYEALAAGGYRIAAMDRRDHLRAAVSQLRAEQRRADKGGRRGAWAVKAGERKPGPTALDPALLLHRAGAFEIRSRAMHDYLAALIPAERVIHVEYADLSADPEGTIRGIADHVGVALPDRFALPHRKATSDDLREDVLNYDEVRAAAAGTPFERFLDD; from the coding sequence ATGAGCGGGGCGTGGACGGGCCGGCGCTTCGCGATCCTGATGCCGTGGGGCCGCGTGGGCAGCAACCTCGTGGTCGGCGTGTTCAACGAGGCGGCGGGCGTGCCGCTCCTGAACGAGCCCACAACGCGCATCCGCGGCACCGCCGCGGCCGTGGGCCCGTTCGCCGCCGACCGCGAGCAGCTCGACTTCCTCGCCGCCTTTCCCGCGCCGGCGGACTTCGTGAACGGCGACCCCGCCGTCGGGGTGGCGGGCGTCAAGCTCACGCACACCTCGTTCCTGTCGCCCATGGGGGCCTACGAGGCCCTCGCCGCGGGCGGCTACCGCATCGCCGCGATGGACCGCCGCGACCACCTGCGCGCCGCCGTATCGCAGCTGCGCGCCGAGCAGCGCCGCGCGGACAAGGGCGGCCGCCGCGGCGCCTGGGCCGTGAAGGCCGGCGAGCGCAAGCCCGGTCCCACAGCGCTCGACCCCGCGCTGCTGCTGCACCGCGCCGGCGCCTTCGAGATCCGCTCGCGCGCGATGCACGACTACCTCGCCGCACTGATCCCGGCGGAGCGCGTGATCCACGTGGAGTACGCCGATCTCTCGGCCGACCCCGAGGGTACGATCCGCGGCATCGCCGACCACGTCGGCGTCGCGCTGCCCGACCGCTTCGCGCTGCCCCACCGCAAGGCGACCAGCGACGACCTGCGCGAGGACGTGCTCAACTACGACGAGGTTCGCGCCGCCGCCGCTGGCACACCGTTCGAGCGGTTCCTGGACGACTGA
- the pstB gene encoding phosphate ABC transporter ATP-binding protein PstB: MPDTATPDIKISARGVDVFYGATHAIKDVSVEIEDKTVTAFIGPSGCGKSTFLRCLNRMNDTIDIARVEGDIRLDGEDIYARDIDPVQLRARVGMVFQKPNPFPKSIYDNVAYGPRIHGLAHGKAELDAIVEKSLRRAALWNEVKDRLDAPGTGLSGGQQQRLCIARAVATSPEVLLMDEPCSALDPIATAQVEELIDELRERFSVVIVTHSMQQAARVSQKTAFFHLGDLVEFGETGAMFTAPSDPRTESYISGRIG, encoded by the coding sequence GTGCCCGACACCGCGACCCCGGACATCAAGATCAGCGCCCGCGGCGTCGACGTCTTCTACGGCGCGACCCACGCCATCAAGGACGTCTCCGTCGAGATCGAGGACAAGACCGTCACCGCCTTCATCGGCCCCTCGGGCTGCGGCAAGTCCACGTTCCTGCGCTGCCTGAACCGCATGAACGACACCATCGACATCGCCCGCGTCGAGGGCGACATCCGCCTCGACGGCGAGGACATCTACGCCCGCGACATCGACCCGGTGCAGCTGCGCGCCCGCGTCGGCATGGTGTTCCAGAAGCCCAACCCCTTCCCGAAGTCGATCTACGACAACGTCGCCTACGGCCCCCGCATCCACGGCCTGGCCCACGGCAAGGCCGAGCTCGACGCCATCGTCGAGAAGTCCCTGCGCCGCGCGGCCCTCTGGAACGAGGTCAAGGACCGCCTCGACGCCCCCGGCACCGGCCTCTCGGGCGGCCAGCAGCAGCGCCTGTGCATCGCCCGCGCCGTGGCCACCTCGCCCGAGGTGCTGCTCATGGACGAGCCCTGCTCCGCGCTCGACCCCATCGCCACCGCGCAGGTCGAGGAGCTGATCGACGAGCTGCGCGAGCGCTTCTCGGTGGTGATCGTGACCCACTCCATGCAGCAGGCCGCGCGCGTCAGCCAGAAGACCGCGTTCTTCCACCTGGGCGACCTGGTGGAGTTCGGCGAGACCGGCGCGATGTTCACGGCGCCCTCGGACCCGCGCACCGAAAGCTACATCTCCGGGAGGATCGGATGA
- a CDS encoding glycosyltransferase — translation MAADRPLRIALFHDVDGWALHNVARNVARVADEGHVVASIAHAEWFARPGRAAGIARAHDVLVFLWRFHLPHFLDALRRSERGVMAGPDRPAVATVIYDHLWHEPADLLRHGDPFAPSDAVAAASGTLERLYAAAPHLPAPGHRLPDGVDLAAFPPAPPNPDGPLRVGWAGNSAWHADLGDPKGLQSILRPAVERLRAEGRAVELMLADAATAPRARAEMPGFFREIDVLVCASAMEGTPNPVLEAMATGRAVVSTDVGIVRDMAGPLGQAMIVPRSVEAMAAALGRLEADRGLLRAMGAENAERRDGLSWESRWPLWRRFLADARAGRDGGERIAAFHARPRRAAEHLRRLVAVNPAAAALFRGASARLPGALDRVRRLTGRGR, via the coding sequence ATGGCTGCCGACCGACCGCTCCGCATCGCGCTGTTCCACGACGTGGACGGCTGGGCGCTGCACAACGTGGCGCGCAACGTGGCGCGGGTGGCGGACGAAGGCCACGTCGTCGCCTCGATCGCCCACGCGGAGTGGTTCGCCCGCCCGGGCCGGGCCGCCGGGATCGCCCGCGCCCACGACGTGCTGGTGTTCCTCTGGCGCTTCCACCTGCCGCACTTCCTCGATGCGCTGCGGCGGTCGGAGCGCGGGGTGATGGCGGGGCCGGACCGCCCGGCGGTGGCGACCGTGATCTACGACCACCTCTGGCACGAGCCCGCCGATCTCCTGCGCCATGGCGATCCCTTCGCCCCGAGCGACGCGGTGGCCGCGGCCTCGGGGACGCTGGAGCGGCTCTACGCGGCGGCGCCGCACCTGCCCGCGCCCGGGCACCGGCTGCCCGACGGCGTGGACCTCGCCGCCTTTCCGCCGGCGCCCCCCAATCCCGACGGACCCCTGCGGGTGGGCTGGGCCGGCAACAGCGCGTGGCACGCCGACCTGGGCGATCCCAAGGGCCTCCAATCGATCCTGCGCCCGGCCGTGGAGCGGCTGCGCGCCGAAGGCCGCGCGGTGGAGCTGATGCTCGCGGATGCGGCGACGGCGCCGCGAGCCCGCGCGGAGATGCCGGGCTTCTTCCGGGAGATCGACGTGCTCGTCTGCGCCTCGGCCATGGAGGGCACGCCCAACCCGGTGCTCGAGGCGATGGCCACGGGGCGGGCGGTGGTGTCCACGGACGTCGGCATCGTGCGCGACATGGCGGGGCCGCTGGGGCAGGCGATGATCGTGCCGCGGAGCGTCGAGGCGATGGCGGCGGCGCTGGGGCGGCTGGAGGCGGACCGCGGCCTGCTGCGCGCGATGGGAGCGGAGAACGCCGAGCGCCGCGACGGGCTGTCGTGGGAGAGCCGCTGGCCGCTCTGGCGACGCTTCCTCGCGGACGCGCGGGCCGGGCGCGACGGCGGCGAGCGGATCGCGGCGTTCCACGCCCGGCCCCGGCGGGCGGCGGAGCATCTGCGGCGGCTGGTGGCCGTGAACCCGGCGGCGGCGGCGCTGTTCCGGGGGGCGTCGGCGCGGCTGCCGGGGGCGCTGGACCGGGTGCGGCGGCTGACCGGGCGGGGGCGGTAG
- a CDS encoding AAA family ATPase gives MIHGHEDAMTPGALAARLRALPGRRVVAAVVGPPASGKSTLAEAAVALLGNEGALVAQDGFHLDDAVLGPRGLLPRKGAPETFDVGGLRRVLAAVRAGEEVFVPVFDRAREASDAAARVVPAEARIVVVEGNWLLLDAPGWRDLGPWDLAVMLRVPEAELRRRLERRWAALPPEARAAKIDGNDLPNARLVREGSRAADVVVGG, from the coding sequence ATGATCCACGGGCACGAGGACGCGATGACCCCCGGGGCGCTGGCGGCGCGCCTGCGCGCGCTGCCCGGGCGGCGCGTGGTGGCCGCGGTGGTGGGGCCGCCCGCCTCGGGCAAGTCCACGCTGGCGGAGGCGGCCGTGGCGCTGCTCGGGAACGAGGGCGCGCTGGTGGCGCAGGACGGGTTCCACCTGGACGACGCGGTGCTGGGGCCGCGGGGCCTGCTGCCCCGCAAGGGTGCGCCCGAGACGTTCGACGTGGGCGGCCTGCGCCGCGTGCTGGCGGCGGTGCGGGCGGGCGAGGAGGTGTTCGTGCCGGTGTTCGACCGCGCCCGCGAGGCGAGCGACGCCGCCGCCCGCGTGGTGCCCGCCGAGGCGCGCATCGTGGTGGTGGAGGGCAACTGGCTGCTGCTGGACGCGCCCGGCTGGCGCGACCTCGGGCCGTGGGACCTCGCGGTGATGCTGCGGGTGCCCGAGGCGGAGCTGCGGCGGCGGCTGGAGCGGCGGTGGGCCGCGCTCCCGCCCGAAGCGCGGGCCGCCAAGATCGACGGCAACGACCTGCCGAACGCCCGGCTGGTGCGCGAGGGATCGCGGGCGGCGGACGTCGTGGTGGGCGGCTGA
- the pstA gene encoding phosphate ABC transporter permease PstA encodes MTDAAESAPARTTTDAVRASLGRRHRRQRTLKGFGIAAIAFAFLMLALLVGSLVLSGWTAFVETRLTYEVFLDPEEIDPARLPRGGFDDVAEVSLAALLGEDGTDRATKRAVAEILSDGAQFQIRDMVVADPSLIGQTVRVSVPVSDPFDQFAKGAIDRDTPERNRRVDDRGIAWFDTLEAAGAVERGFAWGLFTNADSRFPELAGLRGAIVGSAWALLVCFLISFPLGIGAAIYLEEFAPRNRVSDFIEVNINNLAAVPSVVFGLLALAVFIGWFGLPRSAPFVGGLTLALMTMPTIIIATRAALKAVPPSIREAALGIGASRHQVVFHHVLPLAMPGILTGTIIGLAQALGETAPLLLIGMNAFITSAPATPFDPSTALPTQIFIWADSPERGFVSRTSAAILVLLGFLVAMNAVAIFLRSKFERRW; translated from the coding sequence ATGACCGACGCCGCCGAGTCCGCCCCCGCCCGCACCACCACCGACGCCGTGCGCGCCTCGCTCGGGCGCCGCCACCGCCGGCAACGCACTCTCAAGGGCTTCGGCATCGCCGCCATCGCCTTTGCCTTCCTGATGCTGGCCCTGCTCGTCGGCTCGCTGGTCCTCTCGGGCTGGACCGCCTTCGTGGAGACGCGCCTCACCTACGAGGTCTTCCTCGACCCCGAGGAGATCGACCCCGCGCGCCTGCCCCGCGGTGGCTTCGACGACGTGGCCGAGGTCTCCCTCGCCGCCCTCCTCGGCGAGGACGGCACCGACCGCGCCACGAAGCGCGCCGTGGCCGAGATCCTCTCCGACGGCGCCCAGTTCCAGATCCGCGACATGGTGGTCGCCGACCCCTCGCTGATCGGCCAGACGGTGCGCGTGTCGGTCCCCGTCTCGGACCCCTTCGACCAGTTCGCCAAGGGCGCCATCGACCGCGACACCCCCGAGCGGAACCGCCGCGTCGACGACCGCGGCATCGCCTGGTTCGACACGCTGGAGGCGGCCGGCGCCGTCGAGCGCGGCTTCGCCTGGGGCCTCTTCACCAACGCCGACTCGCGCTTCCCCGAGCTGGCGGGCCTGCGCGGCGCCATCGTGGGCAGCGCTTGGGCGCTGCTGGTCTGCTTCCTGATCTCCTTCCCGCTCGGCATCGGCGCCGCGATCTACTTGGAGGAGTTCGCGCCCCGGAACCGCGTCTCGGACTTCATCGAGGTCAACATCAACAACCTCGCCGCCGTGCCCTCGGTGGTGTTCGGCCTGCTGGCCCTCGCCGTCTTCATCGGCTGGTTCGGCCTGCCCCGCTCCGCCCCCTTCGTGGGGGGCCTGACGCTGGCGCTGATGACCATGCCCACCATCATCATCGCCACCCGCGCCGCCCTCAAGGCCGTGCCCCCCTCGATCCGCGAGGCCGCCCTCGGCATCGGCGCCTCGCGCCATCAGGTCGTGTTCCACCACGTGCTGCCCCTCGCCATGCCCGGCATCCTCACCGGCACCATCATCGGCCTGGCGCAGGCCCTAGGCGAGACCGCGCCGCTGCTGCTCATCGGCATGAACGCCTTCATCACCTCGGCGCCCGCCACGCCGTTCGATCCCTCCACCGCCCTGCCCACTCAGATCTTCATCTGGGCCGACAGCCCCGAGCGCGGCTTCGTCAGCCGCACCTCGGCGGCGATCCTCGTGCTCCTGGGCTTCCTCGTGGCGATGAACGCCGTCGCCATCTTCCTGCGCTCCAAGTTCGAGCGCCGCTGGTGA
- the pstC gene encoding phosphate ABC transporter permease subunit PstC produces the protein MTGLAFLVLFLAALAGYAMNRRAAAAIRGRGAALHSLPGSHGLYAALGTLVPLLVLILVWLGLEGAAIQWATLGGLPDGTLDGLGDGERALVLAEIQSIAAGQVFGTPEPWKLAAAERLQSLHALSGWLLLAATAALAAVLLWRFRRTVAPAFRARHGVERIVSGLMIFCSVVAIFTTVGIVAALLFESIRFFSMVPVTEFLFGTNWEPQIPLRADQIAAEGAFGWLPVILGTLVITVVALVVAVPVGLMSAIYLNEFAPRAVRQVAKPVLEILAGVPTVVYGFFAILVVAPALRSSGQALGIDVAPNTALAAGGVMGIMLIPFISSFADDALSAVPRALRDGALALGATRAETMTQVLFPAAIPGIVGGVLLAVSRAIGETMIVVMAAGLMARMTVNPLESVTTVTVQIVTLLIGDTSFDNPKTLAAFALGLMLFIVTLAINVLALRIVRRYREAYD, from the coding sequence ATGACCGGCCTGGCCTTTCTCGTGCTCTTCCTCGCCGCCCTCGCGGGCTACGCGATGAACCGCCGCGCCGCCGCCGCGATCCGCGGACGCGGCGCCGCGCTGCACTCCCTTCCCGGCTCCCACGGCCTCTATGCGGCGCTCGGCACCCTCGTCCCCCTCCTGGTCCTGATCCTCGTCTGGCTCGGGCTGGAGGGCGCCGCGATCCAGTGGGCCACCCTCGGCGGCCTGCCCGACGGCACCCTCGACGGCCTCGGGGACGGCGAGCGCGCGCTCGTCCTTGCCGAGATCCAGAGCATCGCCGCGGGCCAGGTCTTCGGCACGCCCGAGCCGTGGAAGCTCGCCGCCGCCGAACGGCTCCAGTCGCTCCACGCCCTGTCCGGCTGGCTCCTGCTCGCCGCCACCGCCGCGCTCGCGGCCGTGCTCCTGTGGCGCTTCCGGCGCACCGTCGCCCCCGCCTTCCGCGCCCGCCACGGCGTGGAGCGCATCGTCTCGGGGCTGATGATCTTCTGCTCCGTGGTGGCGATCTTCACCACCGTGGGCATCGTCGCCGCGCTCCTCTTCGAGAGCATCCGCTTCTTCTCGATGGTGCCCGTCACCGAGTTCCTGTTCGGCACCAACTGGGAGCCGCAGATCCCGCTGCGCGCCGACCAGATCGCCGCCGAGGGCGCCTTCGGCTGGCTGCCCGTGATCCTGGGCACCCTCGTGATCACCGTGGTGGCCCTCGTGGTGGCGGTCCCCGTGGGCCTGATGTCGGCCATCTACCTCAACGAGTTCGCGCCCCGCGCCGTGCGGCAGGTCGCCAAGCCCGTGCTCGAGATCCTCGCCGGCGTGCCCACCGTCGTCTACGGCTTCTTCGCGATCCTCGTGGTGGCCCCCGCCCTGCGCTCCTCGGGGCAGGCCTTGGGCATCGACGTCGCCCCCAACACCGCGCTGGCCGCCGGCGGCGTCATGGGCATCATGCTGATCCCCTTCATCTCGTCGTTCGCCGACGACGCCCTCTCGGCCGTCCCCCGCGCCTTGCGCGACGGCGCCCTCGCTCTCGGCGCCACGCGGGCCGAGACGATGACGCAGGTGCTGTTCCCGGCCGCCATCCCCGGCATCGTCGGCGGCGTGCTCCTCGCCGTCAGCCGCGCCATCGGCGAGACCATGATCGTGGTCATGGCCGCCGGCCTCATGGCCCGCATGACTGTGAACCCGCTGGAATCCGTCACCACCGTCACCGTCCAGATCGTGACCCTGCTGATCGGCGACACCTCGTTCGACAACCCCAAGACCCTGGCCGCCTTCGCGCTCGGGCTCATGCTCTTCATCGTGACCCTAGCGATCAACGTGCTCGCCCTGCGCATCGTGCGCCGCTACCGCGAGGCCTACGACTGA
- a CDS encoding substrate-binding domain-containing protein — translation MTLLRLAALPLATTLALAGAAGAQGRDAIRIVGSSTVFPYTQAVAEQFSNVSGFASPIVESTGTGGGMKIFCEGVGANTPDITGASRAMKASEYELCQAGGVTDITEALIGFDGLSIAQAQASTNAYDLGLDDIYLALGAQVPVEGEWVDNPYRRWSEIDPALPDAEILVYGPPPTSGTRDAFVELAMHAGCEMLPYVEENGFDHEWVVENCSRMRTDGPFVEAGENDNLIVQRLNADPDALGIFGYSFLFENLDTLQGVTIGGTEPSPETIADKSYPISRPLYFYVKNAHRGVIPGLDEFLEEYMDDDAVAEGGYLSERGLVPLDDDALAALQDAVLDAEPMEAPAQ, via the coding sequence ATGACCCTCCTACGCCTCGCCGCCCTGCCCCTCGCCACCACGCTCGCCCTCGCCGGCGCAGCCGGGGCCCAGGGCCGAGACGCCATCCGCATCGTCGGTTCCTCGACGGTGTTCCCCTACACCCAGGCCGTCGCCGAGCAGTTCAGCAACGTCTCGGGCTTCGCCTCGCCCATCGTGGAGTCCACCGGCACCGGTGGCGGCATGAAGATCTTCTGCGAGGGGGTCGGCGCCAACACCCCCGACATCACCGGCGCGAGCCGCGCCATGAAGGCCTCCGAATACGAGCTGTGCCAGGCGGGCGGCGTCACCGACATCACCGAGGCGCTGATCGGCTTCGACGGCCTCTCGATCGCCCAGGCCCAGGCCAGCACCAACGCCTACGACCTCGGGCTGGACGACATCTACCTCGCCCTCGGCGCCCAGGTGCCCGTGGAGGGCGAGTGGGTCGACAACCCGTACCGGCGCTGGTCCGAGATCGACCCCGCGCTGCCCGACGCCGAGATCCTGGTCTACGGCCCGCCGCCCACCTCGGGCACCCGCGACGCCTTCGTGGAGCTGGCCATGCACGCCGGCTGCGAGATGCTGCCTTACGTCGAGGAGAACGGCTTCGACCACGAGTGGGTGGTCGAGAACTGCTCGCGCATGCGCACCGACGGGCCCTTCGTGGAGGCCGGCGAGAACGACAACCTGATCGTCCAGCGCCTGAACGCCGACCCCGACGCCCTGGGCATCTTCGGCTACTCGTTCCTCTTCGAGAACCTCGACACCCTGCAGGGCGTCACCATCGGCGGCACGGAGCCCTCGCCCGAGACCATCGCCGACAAGAGCTACCCGATCTCGCGGCCCCTCTACTTCTACGTCAAGAACGCCCACCGCGGCGTGATCCCGGGGCTCGACGAGTTCCTGGAGGAGTACATGGACGACGACGCCGTGGCCGAGGGCGGATACCTCTCGGAGCGCGGGCTGGTGCCGCTCGACGACGACGCGCTGGCGGCGCTGCAGGACGCGGTGCTCGACGCCGAGCCCATGGAGGCCCCGGCCCAGTGA
- the phoU gene encoding phosphate signaling complex protein PhoU: MTQPRHIASAFDRDLKAIKGQVAAMGEAVAAAIGDAATAYATMDAELAARTRAGDKRIDAMEEAINEEAAKLIALRQPIATDLRTVLAVFRISSALERIGDYAKNMAKRTEILIGMPPAENAPALRRMAREVEAMLRDVLDAYDRRDADLAAQVRARDEEVDQLYNGLFREYLTYMMEDPRSITACMHMHFMAKNIERMGDLVTGIAEQIIYLVTGEMPAEERTKADMTSVAEK; this comes from the coding sequence ATGACCCAACCCCGCCACATCGCCAGCGCCTTCGACCGCGACCTGAAGGCCATCAAGGGACAGGTCGCCGCCATGGGCGAGGCCGTCGCCGCCGCCATCGGGGACGCGGCCACCGCCTACGCCACCATGGACGCCGAGCTGGCCGCGCGCACCCGCGCCGGCGACAAGCGCATCGACGCCATGGAGGAGGCGATCAACGAGGAGGCCGCCAAGCTGATCGCCCTGCGCCAGCCCATCGCCACCGACCTGCGCACCGTGCTCGCGGTGTTCCGCATCTCCTCGGCCCTAGAGCGCATCGGCGACTACGCCAAGAACATGGCCAAGCGCACCGAGATCCTGATCGGCATGCCCCCGGCCGAGAACGCCCCCGCGCTGCGCCGCATGGCCCGCGAGGTCGAGGCGATGCTGCGCGACGTGCTCGACGCCTACGACCGCCGCGACGCCGACCTCGCGGCGCAGGTGCGCGCCCGCGACGAGGAGGTCGACCAGCTCTACAACGGCCTCTTCCGCGAGTACCTCACCTACATGATGGAGGACCCCCGCTCGATCACGGCCTGCATGCACATGCACTTCATGGCCAAGAACATCGAGCGCATGGGCGACCTGGTCACCGGCATTGCCGAGCAGATCATCTACCTCGTGACCGGCGAGATGCCGGCCGAGGAGCGCACCAAGGCCGACATGACGAGCGTGGCGGAGAAGTAG